ATTAGTTTCGTATTTTATACATTAGCTTCGTATGAATCCCTGAAAATAAGACAAGAAGAAAGTACTTTGTTCATTCTTGAATCAAGaaatactttattcatcatgtAAACCTGTTCAATGTGTTTGACCAGAATCTCACTTATGTAAAAGAATAATGTAAAATGTCCTTGATTATGatactttattttataatacAACATAGTGCATAATTTGTATGTTtattcagacaacaacaacatttagcCTCACAAATTaatgaacacaaatgtaatgataGAATACTTTGCAAAAAGTTGTGAGAACTAAATATCTAGAATAAAgaatctcttctttctctctgtaagACCCATGCAGAGGAAgatacattaaaaatacatcaataacaacattcatcaaacatttagagctcacagcattttacattttcctgcAGATGAATATGAGTTCAGGTGAACAAAGATCATCATGAACAGTGAGAgcctccataaacacacagaggaaggagcgccacctacaggaactcagacatttacacaacaacaagatggaCAAGTACCGCCCAcaaggtttgattgacaggtggagaaAAGTCTGCGCTCAACAAAAATGATGTAAACAAAATAAGTTTAAGAATTAAAACCCAGACTTTAACCAGCTGTCCCTTAAATCACTTTTGTCTATTTGAGTTTACAGAACTCAGCAGTGTCTCCAGATGAATAATAAAACCCAAGTCCAgcatagagaggctgagtgaatgtggtctggactctgtggaggagagtcatggtttcagagacgctgtagaaggacagaatacctgctctgtgatccaggtacacTCCTAGTCTGGAGGACCGGGGACCAGAGACGGGGGTTTTGACTTTGTTGTGAAGAAATATAAAACTGTTATTGTTACAATCTAAAGCCCAAGATTTGTTATTGtatccaaacacacattcattcaagCTCCCTGTTCTCATGATGTTCTTGTGTGAGACTGCTACAAtaactccttctcctcctctccactccacctcaaggtaacaacgtccagtcagactctctctacTCAGGACCTGAGAATAACTAGTGAACCTGTCTGGGTGACTAGAATAAGACTGATGTTCCATCATTAATGTTGCTTTTCTGTTCCCATCAGATAATAACAgcagtgtgtctgctgtgtttggatccagaGTGATGTCACATGAACATCTTAAGAATCCAGCTCTGGTCGTGGGCTCTGCTTGTGAATGAGAGAGTAAAACATCCACTTCAGTCAACATCAGTGAGACGTTTGTCCACTTCTCTCTCAGGACGTCCTGTAGTTCATCTCTAAGTCCTGAAACAGCCGCCGTCACGTCCTCAAAGTATCTCAGAGGACGGATGTTGATGCTGGATGAGTCTGTAGACTCACTAAGTGGTGACAGTGAGGGGTAGTGGTGGAGAAGCTGGTtgagatcctctgtgtgtgagagcagcttcagctcagcgtcgttcctcttcagctcagtgatctcctgctccagcttctcctgaagctctttgactcgactcacttcagttctctgctgggatctgacctgctgcttcacatcagagcttctgttctccatgagacggatcagctcagtgaagatcttctcactgtcctccactgttttatcagcagagaggttgatggcctccacctcctgatggagcagcttcaggtctttctctctgtcctggattctctgctggatgtttagtcgactcccctccagctctctctgcctctcggtcctttctgctgcagctgagacggtgtcgtggcctttatgttcatccagagagcagaggtagcagatacactgctgatcagtacggcagaagatcttcatcacctcattgtgacgagagcagatgttctcctggagctggttggaggggtccaccagctggtgtttCTTTAATGGAGGTACATCATAATGAGGCTGAAggtgtttctcacagtaagaaaccagacacaccagacaggacttgaaggccttcagtctcctcccagtgcagacatcacaggccacatcttcaggtccagcatagcagtgatcagcaggagcagcttggagtccagtcttcttcagctgctccactaaATCTGCTAACATGGTGTTCTTCAGCAGGACAGGCCTCGGTGTGAAGGTCTGCCTACACTGAGGGCAGCTGAGGAGCTTCTTcccgtcctcttcatcccagTGGGCTTTAATACAGTTCATGCAGTAGCTGTGTCCACAGGGAATAGTCACCGGATccttcaggagatccagacagatggaACAAGAGAAGGTCTCCTGGTCCAGCTGAACTCCTTTGAGCTCCAT
This Cyclopterus lumpus isolate fCycLum1 chromosome 17, fCycLum1.pri, whole genome shotgun sequence DNA region includes the following protein-coding sequences:
- the LOC117746098 gene encoding tripartite motif-containing protein 16-like; the encoded protein is MLFGPEVKVSSEEVKLRHSLLPRGEMELKGVQLDQETFSCSICLDLLKDPVTIPCGHSYCMNCIKAHWDEEDGKKLLSCPQCRQTFTPRPVLLKNTMLADLVEQLKKTGLQAAPADHCYAGPEDVACDVCTGRRLKAFKSCLVCLVSYCEKHLQPHYDVPPLKKHQLVDPSNQLQENICSRHNEVMKIFCRTDQQCICYLCSLDEHKGHDTVSAAAERTERQRELEGSRLNIQQRIQDREKDLKLLHQEVEAINLSADKTVEDSEKIFTELIRLMENRSSDVKQQVRSQQRTEVSRVKELQEKLEQEITELKRNDAELKLLSHTEDLNQLLHHYPSLSPLSESTDSSSINIRPLRYFEDVTAAVSGLRDELQDVLREKWTNVSLMLTEVDVLLSHSQAEPTTRAGFLRCSCDITLDPNTADTLLLLSDGNRKATLMMEHQSYSSHPDRFTSYSQVLSRESLTGRCYLEVEWRGGEGVIVAVSHKNIMRTGSLNECVFGYNNKSWALDCNNNSFIFLHNKVKTPVSGPRSSRLGVYLDHRAGILSFYSVSETMTLLHRVQTTFTQPLYAGLGFYYSSGDTAEFCKLK